One window from the genome of Natrinema caseinilyticum encodes:
- a CDS encoding hydantoinase/oxoprolinase family protein: MSYQIGCDVGGTFTDVVVADDRGNVWNDKADTTPGDLSEGVERAIENVSGKVGVPATELLERTDRFVNGTTVVTNNVVELDGAKTGLLVTKGTKDTLRIARSPRTSELDHTKQSNVPDIVPRDCIREIPERIDYNGDEVVELDEQAVKTTVDELVEEENVEAIAVCYLWSFRNPDHEDRTREIVKEAYPDLYVTTSNEVYPVIREFERMVTTLLNSYSAPDVSTYIDRLQERLSGKGLDRDAITFMQSAGGGTTPERAKAEPVRLIDSGPVGGVIGVQSLGRQLGADNLICADMGGTSFECSIIEDSEVNVTERTEIREFLTGLTKIETNTIGAGGGSITWIDNRGIPQVGPESAGADPGPVCYGRGGTDPTLTDAAVALDLLDPNAFLGGRRSLEEGEARTELERTVADPLGTTVEEAAAAVYDLAVTSMSNAIRNVTVEEGRDPDGFTLVAYGGALPMYAADICDTLDIDRVVVPNTAPVFSAYGLLQADDVRTYTETLSWNPGDPVDKINEALEDLESRIRTEMETAGFDDEDVTIQREGMFKFKGQLFDYSVDLPADTISRDDIERIQEEFPERYESEYGPGTAWVESPVIMRAVRVTGTATTEKPPLKEFADQDGDAEPTSTREVYLPSQRIHAEVAIYDQDAVTVGTRVDGPAVVEEGITTVFVPDDFSMTVDEYGNYVLTKADTETERRAETTRAED; the protein is encoded by the coding sequence ATGTCTTACCAAATAGGTTGTGACGTCGGCGGGACGTTCACGGATGTCGTCGTCGCCGACGATCGGGGTAACGTGTGGAACGATAAGGCAGATACGACGCCGGGCGACCTGAGCGAAGGCGTCGAACGGGCGATCGAGAACGTGTCCGGGAAGGTCGGCGTCCCCGCGACCGAGTTGCTGGAGCGGACGGATCGATTCGTCAACGGGACGACGGTCGTCACGAACAACGTTGTGGAACTCGACGGAGCGAAAACGGGACTGCTCGTCACGAAGGGAACGAAGGATACGCTCCGAATCGCTCGCTCGCCGCGCACGTCGGAGCTGGATCACACGAAACAATCGAACGTCCCGGATATCGTCCCCCGGGACTGCATCAGGGAGATCCCGGAACGGATCGACTACAACGGTGACGAAGTCGTCGAACTGGACGAGCAAGCGGTCAAGACGACCGTTGACGAACTGGTCGAAGAGGAGAACGTCGAGGCGATTGCGGTCTGTTATCTCTGGAGTTTCCGGAATCCAGACCACGAGGACCGAACGCGGGAGATCGTCAAAGAGGCGTATCCGGACCTGTATGTCACGACCTCCAACGAGGTGTACCCGGTGATCCGGGAGTTCGAACGGATGGTAACGACACTGCTCAACTCGTACTCGGCGCCGGACGTATCAACGTATATCGACCGTTTGCAAGAGCGGTTATCGGGCAAGGGACTCGACCGCGACGCCATTACGTTCATGCAATCCGCCGGCGGCGGAACGACGCCGGAACGAGCGAAGGCGGAGCCGGTCCGACTGATCGACTCCGGTCCCGTCGGCGGCGTAATCGGGGTCCAGTCGCTCGGTCGGCAGCTCGGTGCCGACAACCTCATTTGTGCGGACATGGGCGGGACGAGTTTCGAGTGTTCGATCATCGAGGACAGTGAGGTGAACGTCACCGAACGGACGGAAATACGGGAATTTCTGACGGGACTGACGAAAATCGAAACGAACACCATCGGCGCCGGGGGCGGTTCGATAACGTGGATCGACAACCGGGGAATCCCGCAGGTCGGTCCCGAGAGCGCCGGCGCGGACCCGGGGCCGGTCTGTTACGGCCGGGGCGGAACCGATCCGACGCTGACCGACGCAGCGGTCGCTCTTGACCTCCTCGATCCGAACGCATTCCTCGGCGGTCGGCGAAGCCTGGAGGAAGGGGAGGCGAGGACGGAACTCGAGCGCACCGTCGCCGATCCACTCGGAACGACCGTCGAAGAGGCGGCGGCCGCGGTGTACGACCTGGCGGTCACGTCGATGAGCAACGCGATCAGGAACGTCACGGTCGAGGAGGGCCGTGATCCGGACGGTTTCACCCTCGTCGCGTACGGCGGGGCGCTTCCGATGTACGCGGCGGACATCTGCGATACGCTCGACATCGATCGCGTCGTCGTCCCGAACACGGCACCCGTGTTCTCCGCGTACGGGTTGCTCCAGGCGGACGACGTCCGGACGTATACGGAGACCCTTTCGTGGAACCCCGGTGATCCGGTCGACAAAATCAATGAGGCCCTCGAGGATCTGGAGTCACGAATCCGGACGGAGATGGAAACGGCGGGGTTCGACGACGAAGACGTGACTATCCAGCGCGAAGGAATGTTCAAATTCAAGGGCCAACTTTTCGACTACAGCGTCGACCTTCCGGCGGACACCATCTCCCGCGACGATATCGAACGGATTCAGGAGGAGTTTCCGGAGCGGTACGAGTCGGAGTACGGCCCGGGCACCGCGTGGGTCGAGTCACCGGTCATCATGCGTGCCGTGCGGGTCACTGGCACTGCGACGACGGAGAAACCGCCTCTGAAGGAGTTCGCCGACCAAGACGGCGACGCCGAACCAACGTCGACTCGCGAAGTCTACTTGCCGTCCCAGCGGATCCACGCGGAGGTCGCCATCTACGATCAGGACGCGGTGACCGTCGGTACCCGCGTCGACGGTCCGGCGGTCGTTGAAGAAGGGATCACGACGGTGTTCGTTCCGGACGATTTCAGCATGACCGTGGACGAATACGGCAACTACGTCCTCACGAAGGCGGACACCGAGACCGAACGGCGCGCGGAAACGACTCGAGCGGAGGACTAA
- a CDS encoding 2,3-butanediol dehydrogenase — translation MRAAVYHGREDLRVEEIDEQPLEPTAVRVRVDACGICGSDLHEYAQGPIAIPSDEPHPGTGESLPLPLGHEVTGHVTETGRDVESLAEGDPVVVNPIIGCGDCPMCIAGRYYLCDSLVNVGIHGHGGGFADNLVVPAENAVRLPKGFLTEYGALVEPLSVALHAVRRSDLEVGDTVSIFGAGPIGLGVLQVAIAAGAKRVYISEPRTERRELAARLGATEVIDPADTDPVRRISAATDGGTDVAFEVAGVEATVTEAIRSTRKTGDVVVVSVYEEAVSLNLNYVMMAERTVTGSYGYRGGARSRTGEFETAIELLDDGRIEAEPMVTGRIELEEIVPKGFERLLKPDSEHVKILVEP, via the coding sequence ATGAGAGCAGCCGTCTACCATGGGCGGGAGGACCTTCGCGTCGAGGAGATCGACGAACAACCGCTCGAGCCGACCGCGGTGCGCGTCCGGGTCGACGCCTGCGGGATCTGTGGCTCCGACTTGCACGAGTATGCGCAGGGACCGATTGCGATCCCGTCCGACGAGCCGCATCCGGGGACTGGGGAGTCGCTCCCGTTGCCGCTCGGCCACGAGGTGACCGGCCACGTCACGGAGACGGGACGGGACGTGGAGTCGCTCGCGGAGGGCGATCCGGTCGTCGTGAACCCGATCATCGGCTGTGGCGACTGTCCGATGTGTATAGCGGGGCGGTATTATCTCTGTGACTCGCTCGTGAACGTCGGCATCCACGGCCACGGCGGCGGGTTCGCAGACAATCTTGTCGTTCCGGCGGAGAACGCCGTCCGTCTCCCCAAGGGGTTCCTGACGGAGTACGGCGCGCTGGTCGAACCACTGAGCGTTGCCCTGCACGCGGTCCGCCGATCCGACCTCGAGGTGGGGGACACCGTCTCAATCTTCGGCGCTGGGCCGATCGGGCTAGGCGTGCTGCAGGTGGCGATCGCCGCCGGCGCCAAGCGCGTGTACATCAGCGAGCCGCGGACGGAGCGGCGCGAACTCGCCGCGAGGCTGGGTGCGACGGAGGTGATCGACCCGGCGGACACGGATCCGGTTCGACGCATCTCGGCGGCGACGGACGGTGGGACCGATGTCGCGTTCGAGGTCGCGGGCGTCGAAGCGACGGTTACGGAAGCGATCAGGAGCACGCGGAAGACGGGGGATGTCGTCGTCGTGAGCGTTTACGAGGAGGCAGTATCGCTGAACCTGAACTACGTCATGATGGCGGAACGAACGGTCACGGGATCGTACGGCTACCGGGGCGGGGCCCGGTCGCGAACCGGCGAATTCGAGACAGCGATCGAACTGCTCGACGACGGGCGGATCGAGGCCGAGCCGATGGTCACCGGCCGGATCGAACTCGAGGAAATCGTTCCGAAGGGGTTCGAGCGCCTCCTCAAGCCGGACAGTGAACACGTCAAGATCCTCGTCGAGCCGTAA
- a CDS encoding ABC transporter substrate-binding protein — protein MVYHGIEESAGSELTGGSGVNRRTFLTAASTGTVATVAGCLGGSGSDGLKVGLLTPQATDVGVGAERMAELYVEQLNADGGIMDEEIELLVADTELSPSTANSAVQNFLQEGVNMIAGTFASETALGVMERIGQSDAMFFTGGPASTKIVQDFPGEDYEQYKNVFQMCTNSIDQAEGYADYAAFLSDTHGWNEFSVMVEDAAWTEDITDNTAARMEEEYGLTVNSNSRVARDTSDWSPLLDNVESEGSEVLLKALAQVPGTGMLSDWAENEYPFAQEGTNVSSMSSRYWESTNGNCLYETTGGCTTGGSAIINERTEEAVSMYQDEYDDHPQLPMYVGLEFIDSLRAYKLAAEEVGSLDDTDAISEEVAAMDEPGAGGRIRFYDQDSDFPNSRNKEYRVFLPQWQPGEGGGGEKVPVWPDQIADGEHMIPDWL, from the coding sequence ATGGTCTACCATGGCATAGAAGAGAGTGCAGGGTCCGAATTAACTGGTGGAAGCGGAGTCAATAGGCGAACGTTTCTGACGGCGGCCAGTACAGGAACGGTCGCGACGGTCGCGGGCTGTCTCGGTGGCAGTGGAAGTGACGGGCTGAAAGTGGGACTGCTGACGCCACAGGCGACCGACGTCGGGGTAGGCGCGGAGCGGATGGCCGAACTCTACGTTGAACAACTCAACGCGGACGGTGGGATCATGGACGAGGAGATCGAACTGCTCGTGGCCGACACCGAACTGTCGCCGTCAACGGCCAACTCCGCCGTCCAGAACTTCCTGCAGGAAGGGGTCAACATGATTGCGGGCACATTCGCGAGCGAGACGGCCCTTGGGGTTATGGAACGGATCGGCCAATCCGACGCAATGTTTTTCACCGGGGGACCGGCGTCCACAAAGATCGTCCAAGATTTTCCCGGGGAAGACTATGAGCAGTACAAGAACGTCTTCCAGATGTGTACGAACTCGATCGATCAGGCCGAGGGCTACGCCGATTACGCTGCGTTCCTAAGCGATACCCATGGATGGAACGAGTTCTCGGTAATGGTCGAGGACGCGGCCTGGACTGAAGACATCACCGATAATACCGCCGCCCGAATGGAGGAGGAATACGGACTGACCGTCAACTCGAACTCCCGCGTCGCTCGCGATACGAGCGACTGGTCACCACTGCTTGATAATGTCGAATCGGAGGGATCCGAGGTATTACTGAAGGCCCTCGCGCAGGTACCAGGAACCGGAATGCTGTCGGACTGGGCGGAAAACGAGTATCCGTTTGCCCAGGAGGGAACGAACGTCTCCTCGATGTCCTCGCGCTACTGGGAGTCGACAAACGGGAACTGCCTTTACGAGACGACCGGCGGCTGTACGACCGGCGGCTCGGCGATCATCAACGAACGCACCGAAGAGGCCGTGTCGATGTATCAGGACGAGTACGACGACCACCCGCAGCTCCCGATGTACGTGGGACTCGAGTTTATCGACTCACTGCGCGCGTACAAACTCGCCGCAGAGGAGGTCGGGTCGCTGGACGACACCGATGCCATCTCCGAGGAAGTCGCGGCGATGGACGAGCCCGGGGCCGGCGGACGGATTCGATTCTACGATCAGGACAGTGACTTCCCGAACTCGCGGAACAAGGAGTATCGGGTCTTCCTTCCACAGTGGCAGCCAGGTGAGGGTGGCGGCGGCGAGAAAGTCCCAGTCTGGCCGGACCAGATCGCGGACGGCGAGCACATGATCCCGGACTGGTTGTAA
- a CDS encoding acyl-CoA synthetase, with amino-acid sequence MADNVPSVGELTPYHFYDHEWESYEALRDEFEWEIPDRMNIARYVCDRHASDGDAVGMRYEDSRGREGAFTFAEMKATTDRLANYLADVGLTRGDRAAICVPQKPETVLSHIAIWKTGSVSVPLSTLFGPDALRYRLENSDADIAIVDETNLENLRAIKDELDGLGEVLVVGDADLEADETDFWTAVRASPEGFEPVETAAADTAVIVYTSGTTGDPKGVVHTHSMLLGQLPGFVCIFCNAALEADDIFWVVADWAWKGSLFDFVFPALFYGKPVLAYEGYGSFDPETAFELVESYSLTSLYIPPTALRGMMNEVDNPNSRYDTRSVRVLGSGGEALGKTLPRWVEDVFDATVHEGYGQTEASPLTGNCVKYFRYERNIGKPVPGVELDIVDPDDQTPVSPGETGEIAVKADHPNMFKEYWKKPEETDVKFHSGWMLTEDLAVETEDGFLDFVGRKDDVIISSGYRIGPEEVEDAVANHEAVADAGVIGVPDEKRGSAVKAYVTLTDGFGPSADLRESIQLFVKERLAKYEYPREIEFIDELPKSTTGKIRRASLQEMEADRR; translated from the coding sequence ATGGCTGACAATGTGCCGTCGGTCGGCGAGCTGACCCCGTATCACTTCTACGACCATGAGTGGGAGAGCTACGAGGCGCTCCGTGACGAGTTCGAGTGGGAGATCCCCGACCGGATGAACATCGCCAGGTACGTCTGCGACCGGCACGCGTCGGACGGGGACGCCGTCGGCATGCGCTACGAGGACAGTCGCGGTCGAGAGGGAGCGTTCACGTTCGCCGAGATGAAAGCGACGACCGACCGACTCGCGAACTACCTGGCCGACGTCGGACTCACGCGCGGCGATCGAGCCGCGATCTGCGTCCCCCAGAAACCAGAGACGGTCCTCTCGCACATCGCAATCTGGAAGACGGGCAGCGTGTCCGTTCCCCTCTCGACGTTGTTCGGGCCCGATGCGCTTCGCTACCGCCTCGAGAACAGCGACGCGGACATCGCGATCGTCGACGAGACAAACCTCGAGAACCTGCGGGCGATCAAGGACGAACTCGACGGTCTCGGGGAGGTACTCGTCGTCGGCGACGCCGACCTCGAGGCGGACGAGACCGACTTCTGGACGGCGGTCAGAGCCAGCCCCGAGGGCTTCGAACCGGTCGAGACGGCGGCTGCGGACACCGCCGTGATCGTCTACACGAGTGGGACGACTGGTGATCCGAAGGGGGTCGTTCACACTCACAGCATGTTGCTCGGACAACTTCCCGGGTTTGTCTGTATCTTCTGCAACGCGGCCCTCGAGGCAGACGACATCTTCTGGGTCGTCGCGGATTGGGCGTGGAAGGGATCCCTGTTCGACTTCGTGTTCCCGGCGCTGTTCTATGGGAAACCGGTGCTCGCCTACGAAGGGTACGGCTCGTTCGATCCGGAAACAGCGTTCGAACTCGTCGAGAGTTACAGTCTGACGAGTCTGTACATCCCGCCGACAGCGCTCCGGGGGATGATGAACGAGGTCGACAATCCGAACAGCCGGTACGATACCCGCTCGGTCCGCGTACTGGGCAGCGGCGGCGAAGCGCTGGGAAAGACGCTTCCACGCTGGGTCGAGGATGTTTTCGACGCCACGGTACACGAGGGATACGGCCAGACGGAGGCATCGCCGCTGACCGGGAACTGCGTCAAGTACTTCCGTTACGAGCGCAACATCGGCAAGCCGGTCCCCGGCGTCGAACTCGATATCGTCGACCCCGATGATCAGACGCCGGTCTCACCGGGCGAGACCGGCGAGATCGCTGTGAAGGCTGATCACCCCAATATGTTCAAAGAATACTGGAAGAAACCGGAGGAGACCGATGTTAAGTTCCATAGCGGCTGGATGCTCACAGAGGATCTGGCGGTCGAGACTGAGGACGGCTTCCTCGACTTCGTCGGTCGGAAAGATGACGTCATCATCTCCTCAGGCTACCGTATCGGACCGGAGGAGGTCGAGGACGCCGTCGCGAACCACGAAGCAGTTGCCGACGCTGGCGTGATCGGCGTTCCTGATGAGAAACGGGGGAGCGCCGTCAAGGCATACGTCACCCTCACTGACGGCTTCGGCCCGTCGGCCGACCTCCGGGAATCGATCCAGTTATTCGTCAAGGAGCGGCTAGCGAAGTACGAGTACCCGCGGGAGATCGAGTTCATCGACGAACTCCCGAAGTCGACCACGGGGAAGATCCGCCGGGCGTCGCTTCAGGAGATGGAAGCGGACCGACGGTGA
- a CDS encoding hydantoinase B/oxoprolinase family protein — protein sequence MSEPSEPQTETDASGIESDYDPVTAEVIRRRLYNIAEEMGTAMIRTSGNPIISEAVDFSTFIADANGEIASWSPYLPIHSAPAREAVDHIQNTFSEGDIRPGDQFICNDPFKTKVCHQPDVGVVKPIFHDDELVAWCWAEAHMLDVGGMAPGGFAPHADESYAEALVWPGVKIVEEGEINDTVKRLIESNVRIPTRVFNDLRALVAANNRCDRRLQDTIEEFGQDAYEKYVEVNKDLTEAAFKERIEQLPDGTYATTETVEHDGHENALYTVAAEMTIDGSELTMDFTGSSPQAPGFINASLGTTYGFVMNPAIMLLGPDIPINEGMYRAIDIVAPDGTIVNPEMPAPMSSGHMETGMAISDSTMVLFNRAMGQSRDEFVREHVMGSFQNVFAVSTFYGENQHGEPDVFMDMNGGGAGAGACTMQDGLDAASPISSLNPGLPDLEINEDEHPMLYLWRRINADSGGPGEHRGGQGVEFAWTLHDVGGGSESVTSASTQVPTEGAHGGYPGSTTIFELVRETDVTAILEGGDVPESVDDLSGSSEQLPAKEPDIPIDSDVVFVNRLGGGSGVGDPLLRDPEAVRSDLEDGYITREMAEGTYGVVVADGSIDEGATEQRREELRAERTEWSSESRLEKPVETVTCAKPFHRYVAVVTADGDEYLRCTECDSVFAPYSGADDTEWLDYTATNESPVHERFEDLSLLIQERHREPDVLLREHACPDCGTMFQTAVETDDDSSS from the coding sequence ATGAGCGAACCATCTGAACCACAGACGGAGACGGACGCGAGCGGAATCGAATCAGACTACGACCCGGTCACGGCCGAAGTCATCCGACGACGGCTGTACAACATCGCTGAGGAGATGGGGACGGCGATGATCCGCACCTCTGGGAACCCAATCATTTCGGAGGCGGTCGACTTCTCGACGTTCATCGCCGATGCGAACGGCGAGATTGCCTCTTGGTCGCCGTACCTTCCGATCCACTCGGCCCCGGCGCGGGAGGCCGTCGATCACATCCAGAACACGTTCTCGGAGGGTGATATCCGACCGGGCGATCAGTTCATTTGTAACGATCCCTTCAAGACGAAGGTGTGTCACCAGCCGGACGTCGGCGTCGTCAAGCCGATCTTCCACGACGACGAACTCGTCGCGTGGTGCTGGGCTGAAGCGCACATGCTGGACGTTGGCGGGATGGCCCCCGGTGGATTCGCGCCCCACGCCGACGAATCCTACGCGGAAGCGCTCGTCTGGCCGGGGGTCAAGATCGTCGAGGAGGGGGAGATCAACGACACCGTCAAGCGTCTCATCGAGTCGAACGTCCGCATTCCGACGCGGGTGTTCAACGACCTCCGCGCCCTCGTCGCCGCGAACAACCGTTGTGACCGTCGTCTCCAGGACACGATCGAGGAGTTCGGACAGGACGCGTACGAGAAGTACGTCGAGGTGAACAAGGACCTCACTGAGGCGGCGTTCAAAGAGCGAATCGAACAGCTCCCCGATGGGACGTACGCGACGACCGAAACCGTCGAACACGACGGTCACGAGAACGCACTGTACACGGTCGCGGCGGAGATGACGATTGACGGGAGCGAACTCACGATGGACTTCACGGGGTCGTCGCCCCAGGCTCCGGGGTTCATCAACGCGAGCCTCGGCACGACCTATGGGTTCGTGATGAACCCCGCGATCATGCTGCTCGGCCCGGACATTCCGATCAACGAGGGGATGTACCGGGCGATCGATATCGTCGCACCGGACGGTACGATCGTAAACCCCGAGATGCCGGCACCGATGTCCTCGGGTCACATGGAAACCGGTATGGCAATCTCGGACTCGACGATGGTCCTATTCAACCGCGCGATGGGACAGTCGAGAGACGAGTTCGTCCGCGAGCACGTGATGGGATCGTTCCAGAACGTGTTCGCGGTCTCGACCTTCTACGGGGAGAACCAGCACGGCGAACCCGACGTCTTCATGGACATGAACGGCGGCGGTGCGGGGGCCGGCGCGTGTACGATGCAGGACGGACTCGACGCCGCGTCACCAATCTCATCGCTCAACCCCGGACTGCCGGACCTCGAGATCAACGAGGACGAACACCCCATGCTGTATCTCTGGCGTCGCATCAATGCCGATTCGGGCGGTCCCGGCGAGCACAGGGGCGGACAGGGAGTCGAGTTCGCCTGGACGCTCCACGACGTCGGGGGCGGAAGCGAGTCGGTCACCTCAGCCAGCACCCAGGTACCGACGGAGGGCGCACACGGCGGGTATCCCGGTAGTACGACGATCTTCGAACTCGTGCGCGAGACCGACGTGACGGCGATCCTCGAGGGCGGCGACGTTCCCGAATCGGTCGACGACCTCTCGGGATCGTCCGAACAGCTGCCCGCAAAGGAGCCCGACATTCCGATCGATTCGGACGTGGTGTTCGTCAACCGGCTCGGCGGCGGTAGCGGCGTCGGCGATCCGCTCTTGCGCGATCCGGAGGCGGTCCGATCGGATCTAGAAGACGGTTACATCACGCGGGAGATGGCCGAGGGGACGTACGGCGTCGTCGTCGCCGACGGATCGATCGACGAGGGGGCGACCGAGCAGCGCCGCGAGGAACTCCGTGCCGAGCGTACCGAATGGTCTAGCGAGAGTCGTCTCGAGAAGCCTGTAGAAACGGTGACCTGCGCGAAGCCGTTCCACAGATACGTCGCGGTCGTCACCGCGGACGGCGACGAGTACCTCCGGTGTACAGAGTGTGACTCGGTCTTCGCACCGTACTCCGGTGCAGACGACACCGAGTGGCTCGACTACACCGCGACGAACGAATCGCCCGTCCACGAGCGATTCGAGGACCTCTCGCTGTTGATCCAGGAGCGCCATCGGGAGCCGGACGTCCTCCTCCGCGAACACGCCTGTCCCGACTGCGGGACGATGTTCCAGACTGCCGTCGAGACGGATGACGATAGTAGCAGCTGA
- a CDS encoding acyl-CoA dehydrogenase family protein: MEFNDSERATEVARRIRKFVDEVVLPVERDQPGGQPVSEELIDELRAEARAHDVFAPQVSEEYGGLGLDFRDALPAYEEGGRSFLAMPAIRTDPPDEGNIHLLELLGTDDQKEKWLQPLVDGDLTSAFAMTEPMQGGGADPTMIKASAEKDGDEWVLNGHKWWITNGSDADFLLVMARTDPDVHPYEGCSMLLVPADTPGIDVVRDIPHMGEDMLSRVHTELIFNDVRIPEENVLGEIDAGFQHAQQRMVPARLARSMQFSGMAERALDIAKAFMSEREVFGGTVAEKQGPRFGIAEAETKLHAAKATTRQAASVYAEGSQARTEAAVAKYYTTNVAQEVIDTALQFCGSNGIGQDLPLAEFYQDVRIIRIADGPDEVQKRVIARDAFEDVDEREVEHLSRYMDPRTRRN; this comes from the coding sequence ATGGAGTTCAACGACTCTGAGCGAGCGACCGAAGTCGCCCGACGCATCCGCAAGTTCGTCGACGAAGTCGTACTGCCCGTCGAACGGGACCAGCCCGGGGGCCAGCCGGTATCCGAGGAACTGATCGACGAGTTGCGGGCGGAAGCGCGAGCCCACGACGTGTTTGCGCCCCAGGTCTCCGAGGAGTATGGCGGACTCGGCCTCGACTTCCGCGACGCCCTGCCGGCCTACGAGGAGGGCGGGCGGAGTTTCCTCGCGATGCCGGCCATCCGGACGGACCCGCCGGACGAGGGGAACATCCACCTGCTAGAGCTGCTGGGGACAGACGACCAGAAGGAGAAGTGGTTACAGCCGCTCGTCGACGGGGACCTCACGTCGGCCTTCGCCATGACCGAGCCGATGCAGGGCGGCGGGGCCGATCCGACGATGATCAAGGCCAGCGCCGAGAAGGACGGCGACGAGTGGGTCCTCAACGGCCACAAGTGGTGGATCACGAACGGCAGCGACGCCGACTTCCTTCTAGTGATGGCACGGACGGACCCCGACGTCCATCCCTACGAGGGGTGCTCGATGCTTCTCGTCCCGGCGGACACGCCCGGGATCGACGTCGTCCGGGACATCCCTCATATGGGTGAGGATATGCTCTCACGGGTTCACACCGAACTGATCTTCAACGACGTTCGGATCCCCGAGGAGAACGTGCTCGGGGAGATCGACGCGGGGTTCCAACACGCCCAACAGCGGATGGTACCCGCACGGCTCGCCCGGTCGATGCAGTTCTCGGGAATGGCCGAGCGGGCGCTCGACATCGCGAAGGCGTTCATGAGCGAACGGGAGGTGTTCGGGGGAACCGTCGCCGAAAAGCAGGGCCCCCGATTCGGTATCGCCGAGGCGGAGACCAAACTCCACGCGGCGAAGGCGACCACACGTCAGGCGGCGAGCGTCTACGCGGAAGGGAGCCAGGCCCGGACCGAGGCGGCAGTCGCAAAGTATTACACTACGAACGTTGCCCAGGAGGTCATCGACACGGCGTTGCAGTTCTGCGGGTCGAACGGGATTGGGCAGGACCTCCCGCTCGCGGAGTTCTACCAGGACGTCCGCATCATCCGGATCGCCGACGGGCCGGACGAGGTTCAGAAACGGGTCATCGCCCGAGATGCGTTTGAAGACGTCGACGAGCGCGAGGTTGAACACCTCTCGCGCTACATGGATCCACGCACGCGCCGTAACTGA
- a CDS encoding branched-chain amino acid ABC transporter permease translates to MAEIISILIVGALISAVYALIAIGFSLIFGVGSVLNLAHGALLMVGAYVFLYTSEDVTPVGGLLLAILATALVSYLIYRGAVRYIEHNMVTTFLVTLTIALILEELAIIQFSSEPASLEPIVSGATVVLGNRVTYNQIFGFVVSWASLGAVWYYVTRTQRGRATLALAMSEKGAKYTGVNIGRVRAETWLLAGGLAGLGGVFLGATIETSPTMWLDPLVIAFIIVVVGGLGSIKGSIVGAYLIGYLETIAVELGGPQFRSITALIVLVVIMLYRPQGLFGRELIEESGE, encoded by the coding sequence ATGGCAGAAATAATCTCAATACTTATCGTCGGTGCACTAATAAGCGCGGTGTACGCGCTCATCGCGATTGGCTTCTCGCTGATCTTCGGCGTTGGTAGCGTATTGAACTTGGCACACGGCGCGCTCTTGATGGTCGGGGCCTACGTCTTCCTCTATACGTCAGAGGACGTCACTCCGGTCGGGGGATTGCTCCTCGCGATCCTCGCTACGGCCCTCGTCTCGTACCTGATCTACCGGGGTGCGGTTCGCTACATCGAGCACAACATGGTCACGACGTTCCTCGTGACGCTGACGATCGCGTTGATCCTTGAGGAACTCGCCATCATCCAGTTCTCGAGCGAGCCAGCGTCTCTCGAGCCGATCGTCTCCGGAGCGACCGTCGTCCTTGGGAACCGGGTCACGTACAATCAAATCTTCGGGTTCGTCGTCTCGTGGGCCTCGCTCGGCGCAGTGTGGTACTACGTGACGAGGACCCAGCGAGGACGGGCGACGCTCGCGCTCGCTATGTCCGAGAAAGGAGCCAAGTATACTGGTGTGAACATCGGCCGCGTACGGGCGGAGACGTGGTTGCTCGCGGGCGGACTTGCCGGGCTCGGTGGCGTCTTCCTCGGTGCCACCATTGAGACGAGTCCGACGATGTGGCTAGACCCGTTGGTCATCGCCTTTATCATCGTCGTCGTCGGAGGTCTAGGAAGCATTAAGGGATCGATCGTCGGTGCCTATCTCATCGGGTACCTGGAAACAATCGCCGTCGAACTCGGCGGTCCGCAGTTCCGAAGTATTACCGCACTGATCGTGCTGGTTGTCATCATGCTCTATCGTCCACAAGGACTGTTCGGTCGCGAACTGATCGAGGAATCGGGTGAGTGA